A window of the Pseudomonas sp. B21_DOA genome harbors these coding sequences:
- the leuB gene encoding 3-isopropylmalate dehydrogenase produces the protein MSKQILILPGDGIGPEIMAEAVKVLELANDKYSLGFELSHDVIGGAAIDKHGVPLADETLDHARAADAVLLGAVGGPKWDTIERDIRPERGLLKIRAQLGLFGNLRPAILYPQLADASSLKPEIVAGLDILIVRELTGGIYFGAPRGTRTLDNGERQSYDTLPYSESEIRRIARVGFDMAMVRSKKLCSVDKANVLASSQLWREVVEQVAKDYPEVELSHMYVDNAAMQLVRAPKQFDVIVTDNMFGDILSDEASMLTGSIGMLPSASLDSNNKGMYEPCHGSAPDIAGKGIANPLATILSVSMMLRYSFNLHDAADAIEKAVSVVLDQGLRTGDIYSAGCTKVGTQEMGDAVVAALRNL, from the coding sequence ATGAGCAAGCAGATTCTGATTCTCCCGGGTGACGGCATTGGTCCGGAAATCATGGCCGAAGCGGTCAAGGTGCTGGAATTGGCCAATGACAAGTACAGCCTGGGCTTCGAGCTGAGCCACGACGTGATCGGTGGCGCGGCCATCGACAAGCACGGCGTGCCGCTGGCCGACGAAACCCTCGATCATGCACGGGCTGCCGACGCCGTACTGCTGGGCGCTGTCGGTGGGCCGAAATGGGACACCATCGAGCGTGATATCCGCCCTGAACGCGGTCTGCTGAAAATCCGTGCGCAACTGGGCCTGTTCGGCAACCTGCGCCCGGCGATCCTCTATCCGCAACTGGCCGACGCGTCGAGCCTGAAACCGGAAATCGTTGCCGGTCTGGACATCCTCATCGTCCGTGAGCTGACCGGCGGCATTTACTTCGGCGCGCCGCGTGGCACCCGTACGCTGGACAACGGCGAGCGTCAGTCCTACGACACCCTGCCGTACAGCGAAAGCGAAATCCGCCGCATCGCCCGTGTCGGTTTCGACATGGCCATGGTTCGTAGCAAGAAGCTCTGCTCGGTGGACAAAGCCAATGTGCTGGCATCCAGCCAGTTGTGGCGCGAAGTGGTCGAGCAGGTGGCCAAGGATTACCCGGAAGTCGAACTGAGCCACATGTACGTCGACAACGCCGCCATGCAACTGGTGCGTGCACCCAAGCAGTTCGACGTGATCGTCACCGACAACATGTTCGGCGACATCCTCTCCGACGAAGCGTCGATGCTCACCGGTTCGATCGGCATGCTGCCGTCGGCCTCGCTGGATTCCAACAACAAGGGCATGTACGAGCCGTGCCACGGTTCGGCGCCGGACATCGCTGGCAAAGGTATCGCCAACCCGCTGGCGACGATCCTGTCGGTATCGATGATGCTGCGTTACAGCTTCAATCTGCACGACGCTGCCGATGCCATCGAAAAAGCGGTCAGTGTGGTGCTCGATCAGGGCTTGCGCACCGGCGACATCTACTCGGCCGGTTGTACCAAAGTCGGTACGCAGGAAATGGGCGACGCAGTAGTCGCCGCGCTGCGGAATCTGTAA
- the asd gene encoding aspartate-semialdehyde dehydrogenase: MKRVGLIGWRGMVGSVLMQRMLEEQDFDLIEPVFFTTSNVGGQGPSVGKDIAPLKDAYSIDELKTLDVILTCQGGDYTSEVFPKLREAGWQGYWIDAASSLRMNDDAVIILDPVNRKVIDQQLDAGTKNYIGGNCTVSLMLMGLGGLFEAGLVEWMSAMTYQAASGAGAQNMRELIKQMGATHAAVADQLADPASAILDIDRRVAEAMRSDAYPTENFGVPLAGSLIPWIDKELPNGQSREEWKAQAETNKILGRFKSPIPVDGICVRIGAMRCHSQALTIKLNKDVPIADIEGLISQHNPWVKLVPNNREISMQELSPTKVTGTLNVPVGRLRKLNMGSQFVGAFTVGDQLLWGAAEPLRRMLRILLER; encoded by the coding sequence ATGAAACGTGTAGGTCTGATCGGTTGGCGCGGGATGGTCGGTTCCGTGCTCATGCAGCGGATGCTGGAAGAGCAGGATTTCGATCTTATCGAGCCGGTGTTTTTCACCACGTCCAATGTCGGTGGCCAAGGCCCGTCCGTGGGCAAGGACATTGCTCCGCTCAAGGACGCTTACAGCATTGACGAGCTGAAGACCCTCGACGTGATCCTGACCTGCCAGGGCGGCGACTACACCAGCGAAGTATTCCCCAAGCTGCGCGAAGCCGGCTGGCAGGGTTACTGGATCGACGCGGCGTCGAGCCTGCGCATGAACGATGACGCGGTGATCATTCTCGACCCGGTCAACCGCAAGGTCATCGACCAGCAGCTGGACGCGGGCACCAAGAACTACATCGGCGGCAACTGCACCGTCAGCCTGATGCTGATGGGTCTGGGCGGTCTGTTCGAGGCCGGTCTGGTCGAATGGATGAGCGCCATGACCTATCAGGCGGCCTCCGGTGCCGGCGCGCAGAACATGCGTGAACTGATCAAGCAGATGGGCGCGACCCACGCCGCTGTCGCCGATCAACTGGCCGACCCGGCCAGCGCGATCCTCGACATCGACCGTCGCGTGGCCGAAGCCATGCGCAGCGACGCGTACCCGACCGAAAACTTCGGTGTACCGCTGGCCGGCAGCCTGATCCCGTGGATCGACAAGGAACTGCCGAACGGCCAGAGCCGCGAAGAGTGGAAGGCCCAGGCCGAGACCAACAAGATCCTCGGTCGCTTCAAGAGCCCGATCCCGGTTGACGGTATCTGCGTGCGCATCGGCGCCATGCGCTGCCACAGCCAGGCGCTGACCATCAAGCTGAACAAAGACGTACCGATCGCCGATATCGAAGGGCTGATCAGCCAGCACAACCCGTGGGTCAAGCTGGTACCGAACAACCGCGAGATCAGCATGCAGGAGCTGAGCCCGACCAAGGTCACCGGCACCCTGAATGTACCGGTCGGTCGTCTGCGCAAGCTGAACATGGGTTCGCAATTCGTCGGCGCCTTCACCGTCGGCGACCAACTGCTGTGGGGCGCGGCCGAACCGCTGCGCCGCATGCTGCGGATCCTGCTGGAGCGTTGA
- a CDS encoding aspartate-semialdehyde dehydrogenase, translating to MTQTFDIAVIGATGTVGETLVQILEERDFPVGNLHLLASSESAGSSVLFRNKNVRVREVDEFDFSKVRLVFFAAGAAVSLSYAARAHAAGCSLIDLSGALPADQAPQVVPEANADILASLKSPFQVSSPSPSATTLAVVLAPLLDLLDLQYVNVTANLAVSAQGREAVTELARQTAELLNMRPLEPTFFDRQMAFNLLAQVGTPDAQGHTLLEKRLVRELRQVLAKPLLKISATCVQAPVFFGDSFSVTLQSGSAVDLEKVNAALEAAPGIELVEAGDYPTAVGDAVGQDVVYVGRVRSGVDDPAELNLWLTSDNVRKGAALNAVQLAELLIKDLL from the coding sequence ATGACCCAGACTTTCGATATCGCCGTTATCGGCGCCACCGGTACTGTCGGCGAAACCCTCGTACAGATTCTCGAAGAGCGCGACTTCCCGGTCGGCAATCTGCACCTGCTGGCCAGCAGCGAATCGGCCGGCAGCTCGGTACTGTTCCGCAACAAAAACGTCCGCGTGCGCGAGGTCGACGAGTTCGATTTCAGCAAGGTCAGACTGGTGTTCTTCGCCGCTGGCGCTGCGGTGTCGCTGAGCTACGCCGCTCGCGCCCATGCTGCCGGTTGCTCGTTGATCGACCTGTCTGGCGCCTTGCCTGCCGATCAGGCGCCACAAGTGGTGCCCGAGGCCAATGCCGATATTCTCGCCAGTCTGAAAAGCCCGTTCCAGGTCAGCAGCCCAAGCCCGTCGGCCACTACGCTTGCCGTGGTGCTGGCGCCGTTGCTCGATCTGCTCGATCTGCAATACGTCAACGTCACCGCCAACCTGGCCGTTTCTGCGCAAGGTCGCGAAGCGGTCACCGAGCTCGCGCGGCAGACTGCCGAGCTGCTGAACATGCGCCCGCTGGAGCCGACCTTCTTTGATCGGCAGATGGCCTTCAACCTGCTGGCGCAAGTCGGTACGCCTGATGCGCAAGGCCACACGCTGCTGGAAAAACGATTGGTTCGAGAGCTGCGCCAGGTCCTGGCAAAACCTTTATTGAAGATTTCTGCCACTTGCGTTCAAGCCCCGGTGTTTTTTGGCGATAGCTTTAGCGTGACCTTGCAGTCAGGCAGCGCTGTTGACCTGGAAAAGGTCAACGCCGCGCTCGAGGCTGCACCGGGCATCGAGCTGGTCGAGGCCGGCGATTATCCGACCGCGGTCGGCGATGCGGTGGGGCAGGACGTGGTCTATGTCGGCCGCGTGCGCAGTGGTGTCGACGACCCGGCGGAACTAAATCTTTGGCTGACGTCAGATAACGTACGCAAAGGCGCGGCGCTCAATGCCGTGCAACTGGCTGAGTTGTTGATAAAAGACCTGCTGTAA
- a CDS encoding phosphoribosylanthranilate isomerase: protein MSAVRSKICGITRIEDALAAVEAGADAIGLVFYAKSPRAVNVQQARAIIKALPPFVTTVGLFVNASRCELGEILDAVPLDLLQFHGDESAEECEGWHRPYIKALRVKAGDDIAAACDAFPGASGVLLDTYVEGVPGGTGEAFDWSLIPQHLSKPLILAGGLTPENVADAVARVKPYAVDVSGGVEASKGIKDHHKIRAFINAVRGNTSSM, encoded by the coding sequence ATGTCAGCTGTTCGCAGCAAGATCTGCGGCATTACCCGCATCGAAGATGCGCTGGCGGCCGTCGAAGCCGGCGCCGATGCGATCGGTCTGGTGTTTTACGCCAAGAGCCCACGTGCAGTGAATGTGCAGCAGGCAAGGGCGATCATCAAGGCGTTGCCGCCGTTCGTCACCACCGTGGGGCTGTTCGTCAACGCCAGTCGTTGTGAGCTGGGAGAAATCCTCGATGCGGTGCCGCTTGATCTGCTGCAATTCCATGGCGACGAAAGCGCGGAGGAGTGCGAAGGCTGGCATCGTCCGTACATCAAAGCGCTGCGGGTCAAGGCCGGCGATGACATCGCCGCTGCCTGCGATGCCTTCCCCGGCGCCAGTGGCGTACTGCTCGACACGTATGTCGAAGGGGTGCCTGGCGGAACCGGCGAGGCGTTTGACTGGTCACTGATTCCGCAACACCTGAGCAAGCCGCTGATTCTGGCCGGTGGCCTGACGCCGGAGAACGTTGCTGATGCGGTAGCGCGGGTCAAGCCCTACGCGGTGGATGTCAGCGGCGGGGTAGAAGCAAGCAAAGGCATCAAGGATCACCACAAGATTCGCGCATTCATCAACGCGGTGCGCGGCAATACATCGTCGATGTGA
- the accD gene encoding acetyl-CoA carboxylase, carboxyltransferase subunit beta — protein sequence MSNWLVDKLIPSIMRSEVKKSSVPEGLWHKCPSCEAVLYRPELEKTLDVCPKCNHHMRIGARARIDIFLDPEGRNELGADLEPVDRLKFRDGKKYKDRLVAAQKQTGEKDALISVSGTLLGMPVVVSAFEFNFMGGSMGAIVGERFVRAANYALENRCPMICFAASGGARMQEALISLMQMAKTSAVLARLREEGIPFISVLTDPVYGGVSASLAMLGDVIVGEPKALIGFAGPRVIEQTVREKLPEGFQRSEFLLEHGAIDMIIHRQELRPRLGNLLAQMTGKPTPKFVAAPIEPIVVPPVPANV from the coding sequence ATGAGCAACTGGTTAGTAGACAAACTGATCCCTTCGATCATGCGCTCGGAGGTCAAGAAGAGCTCGGTGCCTGAAGGTCTGTGGCACAAATGCCCATCCTGCGAGGCGGTGTTGTACCGTCCGGAGCTGGAAAAGACCCTGGACGTTTGCCCCAAGTGCAACCACCACATGCGCATCGGCGCACGTGCGCGCATCGACATCTTCCTCGACCCGGAAGGCCGCAATGAACTGGGTGCTGACCTGGAGCCGGTTGACCGTCTGAAATTCCGCGACGGCAAGAAGTACAAGGACCGCCTGGTCGCTGCGCAGAAGCAGACCGGCGAGAAAGATGCGCTGATCTCGGTCAGCGGTACCCTGCTGGGCATGCCGGTAGTGGTTTCGGCATTCGAATTCAACTTCATGGGCGGTTCCATGGGCGCCATCGTCGGTGAGCGCTTCGTTCGCGCTGCCAACTACGCACTGGAAAACCGCTGCCCGATGATCTGCTTCGCCGCCTCCGGTGGTGCACGCATGCAGGAAGCGCTGATCTCGCTGATGCAGATGGCCAAGACCTCGGCCGTGCTGGCGCGCCTGCGTGAAGAAGGCATTCCGTTCATCTCCGTACTGACCGACCCGGTTTACGGCGGCGTTTCCGCCAGTCTGGCGATGCTCGGTGACGTCATCGTTGGCGAACCGAAAGCCCTGATCGGCTTCGCCGGTCCGCGGGTAATCGAGCAGACCGTGCGCGAAAAACTGCCGGAAGGCTTCCAGCGCAGCGAATTCCTGCTGGAGCACGGTGCAATCGACATGATCATTCACCGTCAGGAACTGCGCCCACGTCTGGGTAACCTGCTGGCGCAGATGACTGGCAAGCCGACGCCGAAGTTCGTCGCCGCGCCGATCGAGCCAATCGTGGTGCCGCCGGTGCCTGCCAACGTATGA
- a CDS encoding SPOR domain-containing protein, which produces MALLDKAYKQRMVGALVLVALAVIFLPMLFSRQDEQRQVAVEAPAAPQPSAMPQVQMEPVAVPEPQALPQEPVPTDEEVAEEAVPAAPAASAAPAAPAPTIPAQIARPATPPPVAKPIPAPAQPITSATSKPDTTQSRVDANGLSVSWSVQLASLSSRASAESLQKNLRSQGYNAYIRSADGKNRVFVGPLIERAEADRLRDLLSRQQNLKGFVVRFQPERG; this is translated from the coding sequence ATGGCTTTGCTGGATAAAGCGTACAAGCAGCGCATGGTTGGCGCGCTGGTGCTGGTGGCGCTGGCGGTGATCTTCCTGCCGATGCTGTTTTCCCGTCAGGACGAGCAGCGTCAGGTGGCCGTCGAGGCCCCGGCTGCGCCTCAGCCTTCAGCCATGCCGCAGGTGCAAATGGAACCGGTCGCCGTGCCTGAGCCCCAGGCTTTGCCACAAGAGCCGGTGCCAACGGACGAAGAGGTCGCTGAAGAAGCGGTGCCTGCGGCCCCGGCTGCTTCGGCTGCTCCGGCTGCGCCAGCACCGACCATCCCGGCGCAGATTGCCCGCCCGGCAACGCCGCCACCGGTGGCCAAGCCGATTCCGGCGCCGGCTCAGCCAATCACCTCCGCAACCAGCAAGCCTGACACCACGCAGAGCCGCGTCGATGCCAACGGTCTGTCGGTGAGCTGGTCGGTGCAACTGGCCAGTCTGTCGAGCCGCGCCAGCGCCGAAAGCCTGCAGAAGAACCTGCGCAGCCAGGGTTATAACGCCTACATTCGTTCGGCCGATGGCAAGAATCGGGTGTTCGTCGGTCCGCTGATCGAGCGTGCCGAGGCCGATCGTCTGCGTGATCTGCTGAGCCGTCAACAGAACCTCAAGGGCTTCGTTGTCCGTTTTCAGCCTGAACGTGGCTGA